GAGTTGGCGCGGCACCGGGGGTGGGGGCATTCGTCGTACGCGGAAGCGGTGCGGCTGGCGTCGGATGCCGATGTCGGGCGGTTGATGCTGCACCACCATCATCCCTCGCGCGACGACGCGGCCGTAGACCGGCTGCTGGGGGTTGCGAAGGCGTTAGGCGAGGCGAGCCGGCCTGGGGTCGAGGTGCTGGCGGCGGTAGAGGGGGAGGAAGTCCGGGTCGGCTGACTCAGGCGTGCTGTTGGCCCGTGGACGGGTGGGGCGTGGGGGGGGGGCGTGCCAGGTGGGCGCACGCGGGGAGAGCGTTGGGGCGGTTCCGGGCCGGACAGGGCAGACGACCGAGGCGGACCCACGGGGCGGGAAGGGCGGCTGACTAACGACAGGCTGCGGCAGGTCACCCCCGGCCGTGCCCGACCGGCCGCCGCCGCCGCCCCGCGTCACGGGCGCCGAAGTTCCTGTCCAGCCCTGCCTGCTCCGCCCCAACGACCTGCCCGCGTGCGCCAACCTGGCGCGCCCCCCCGGCCCACGCCCTACCCGTCCACGGGGCACCAGCACGCTCTTACTCACGGCAGGTGATGTCCCCACCCCCCTCCACCCGGCGTCTCGATGGTGACCACCTCGCCCTCCCCGACCTCGACCCGGCACTTCGCGGGCAGCGCCCGCCCGCCTAACGCGTTCCGCCCGACGGCGCCGTCCCCCCCTCCCGCCGCGCCCCGCGGCGCGCGCGCCCTGCGCTCGGTCAGCAGCGTCACCGTGCACGGCGCGAGCGCGCGGTACTCGCGCACGACCCCTTCCCCGCCGGCGTGCCTCCCCTCCCCGCCCGAGCCCTCGCGCACCGCGTACCGCTCCACCCGCAGCGGGTACGCCCGCTCGAGCGCCTCGACCGGCGTGTTGAGCGTGTTGCTCATGCCGACGTGCACGCCCGTCGGCCCCGGCCCGCGCGACGACGCGCCCTGCCCCCCGCCTAACGTCTCGTAGAACGTCCACGCGCCGGCCGGCCCGTCGCCGCCGAACGTGACGTTGTTCATCGTCCCCTGCCCCTGCGCGGCCACGTCGAGCCCCGCGTCGGCGAGCGCGGCGAAGATCACGTCGGTGAGCCGCTGCGACATCTCGACGTTGCCCGCGGCGACCGCCGCGCCGCGCGGCGCGTCGGCGGCGCACCCCTCCGGCACCGAAAGGACGAGCGCGCGCCCGACGCCGTCGTTCGTCGGCACGTCGTCGTCGACCAGCGTGCGGACGGCGAACACTCCCGCCGCGCGGGCCACCGCGCGCGGGCAGTTGACGTTGCCCCGGACCCGCGGCGACGTACCCGCGAGGTCCACGTGCAGGCGGCCGTCGCGCACGGCGGCCGCGGCCCGCACCGGCACCGGTGCGTCGCTCACGCCGTCGCCCTCGAGCGCGTCCTCCGCCGCGCCGCTCGCCCCCTCGTGGCGCGCCAGCCGGGCACGCGTGCGGCGTTCGGCGTAGTCGAGCAGCGCCGCACAGGCGGCCAGGACGCGCGCGCCGCCCTCGCGCGCCCAGAGCGCCTGCCACGCCGTCCGTCCCGCCGCGCAGGCCGCGAGTTGCGCGCGCAGGTCGCCGAGCCGCTCCTCGGGCGTGCGCACGTTCGCGAGCACGATCGCAAGCACGTCCGCATCGGGCGCGCCGCCCGCGCCGCCCTCCGCGCGTACGAGCCGGACCGGCGGAAGCACGAGCCCTTCCTGGACGAGCTCCGTCGCGCCCTGCGGCATGCTCCCCGGACTCATCCCGCCGACGTCGGCGTGGTGCGCGCGCACGGCGACGAAGCCGATCAACGTGGCCGCGTCGTCGGGCGCCGCGACCGCTTCGACCAGGGTGAGATCGGGCAGGTGCGACCCGCCCGCCGCGGGGTCGTTGAGGAGGAACACGTCGCCTGGGCGCGGGCCGCGCGCGCGCACGGCGGCGACGGCCTCGGGCATCGCGCCGAGGTGGACGGGGATGTGCGCCGCCTGCGCGACCATCGCCCCGTCGGCGTCGAACAGCGCGGCCGACGCGTCGCGGCGCTCCCGGATGTTGGGCGAGAGCGCCGTCCGGACGAGCAGCGCGCCCATCTCCTCCGCGATCATCGCGAGCGCGTGCCCCCAGACGGGGAGCGCGAGCGCGTCGACCGTCACCGCCGACTCCGTCGTCATCCCGCCTCCACGAGCCAGCCGCCAGTCGGGAGTGCCCGGGCGGACCACCCCGCGGGCACGAACGCCGTCGCATCCGCGAGCGCGATCGCCGCCGGCCCGCGCACCACGTCGCCCGTGCGCACGGCCGCGTCGTCGACGCGCGCCGGCCCGGGGGAATCGCCTAACGACGGGACCGGCGCGCCGGCCGTGCGCGCGAACACGGGCGCGGTGCCCGGGGTGACGGCCGCGTGTCGCAGGCTCACGACCTCGGCCGGGCGTTCGAGCGTGAAGCCGGCGCGGCGTGCGTGCGCGGCGGCGAACCGCTCCGCGACCGCGCGACCGTCGTCCCCGTCGTGTACCGGCACGTCGAGTTCGGCGCCCTGCCCCGCGTAGCGGACGCGCGCCCAGGTGCGGCGCTCCGCGCCCGCGCCGGTCCGGGCGGCGCCCTGCGCGACGAGCGCGCCTAACACGTCGGCGGGCAGCGCGTCGGCCGCGCGCGCGACCCCGACCAGCGCCTCGCGGCGGTCGGGCGCGGCCGCGAGCCCGACCGCGCTCAGCACGCCCGCGTGCGGCGGCACGACGACGCGCGTCACACCCAGCCGCTCGGCGAGCCCGCAGGCGTGCAGCGGCCCCCCGCCGCCGAACGCGACGAGCACGAGCCCGCGCGGGTCGACCCCGCGTTCCACGCTCACGCGCCGCAGCGCGCGCGCCATCTCCGCGTCCGCCGCCGCGACGATCCCGCGCGCCACGGCCCGCACCCGCTCCGCGTCGCCGCCCCGCCCGTCCAGCCGCTCGGCCACGGCGCCCACCGCGGCCCACGCGCGCGCGGGGTCGATCGCGACGTCGCCGCTGAGCCGCGCCGGCGCGAGGTGGCCGAGGACGACGTGCGCGTCGGTCACCGTCGCCTCGGTTCCGCCGCGTCCGAACGCGGCCGGCCCGGGCGCGACGCCGGCGCTCCGCGGCCCGACGCGCAGCGCGCCGCCGTCGTCGACCCACGCCACGCTTCCCCCGCCCGCCGAGACGGTGTCGACGAGGACGCGCGGGAGCGCGATCGGAACGCCCGCGACCGCGCCGCCCGCCTCGACCAGCGGCTCGCCGTCGAGCACCAGCCCCACGTCCGCGCTCGTGCCGCCGACGTCGAGGGTGAGCGCGTCGCGGATGCCTAACGCGGCGAGCACGGCGGCTGCGCCCGCCACGCCGCCCGCGGGCCCGGAGAGCGCGAGCGCGGCCGCCGACTCGGCCGCCTCGCCCGAGCGCAGCACGCCGCCGCCCGACGTCATTACCCCCGCCGCGGGGTACCCCGCGCCGCCGAGCCGCGCGCCGAGCCGGCGGAGGTAGTGCGCCACGCGCGGGCGCGCGTACGCCTCGGCTGTCGTCGTCGCCGCACGCTCGTACTCGCGCGGCTCGGGGTAGACGGCCGACGAGCGCACGACCGGGATCCCGTCCGGGAGCGCCGCCGCGAGCGCGTCGGCGAGCGCGCGCTCGTGGGCGTCGTGCGCGTACGCGTGCAGCAGGACGATCGCTACGGCCTCGGGCGCGCGCGCCCGGACGGCCGCGACCGCGTCGGCGACGGCCTCCGTGTCTAACGCATGCACGACGCCCTCCGGACCCATCCGCTCCCGCACGGCGACGGCGTCGTCCGGGGCGACGAGCGGCGCGGGGTGGTGCGCGGCGAGGTCGTAGAGCCGCGCCCGGTCCTGCCGGCGCAGGCGGAGCACGTCGGTGTGCCCCGCCGTTGCGCAGAGCACGACGCGCGCGCCGGTCCGCTCGAGCAAGAGATTCGTGACGACCGTCGTGCCGTGGACGACGCGCCCGACCGCCGCCGGCGCGAGCCCGGAAGCGCCGAGCGCGTCGAGCACGCCCTCGCTCTGGTCAGCCGGGCGCGTGAGCACCTTCGCGGTCGAGACGCGGCCGTCGGGCGCGACCGCCGCGAGGTCGGTGAACGTGCCCCCGACGTCGACCCCGACCGCGTGCACGCGCGGTAACGTTAGGCGCTCGCGCGCCGCACCGCCCACGCGAGCGCGGCCGCGAGCGCGACGTTCGCGGGCACGAGCAGCGCGAACAACTCGCCACTCCGCTGTCCGACGCCCGGCAGGAGCACGAAGACCGCGCCGACGACGGTCAGCGTGGCGAGCGCCCACGCCGCCCCGGCCGCGCGCCGCAGCCGCCGGCGCCGCGCCTCGACCCGCGGCGTCCCCATCGCCGCGACGACGAGGACCAGCACGACGAAGGCGAGCGTGTTGGCCGCGAGCAGGTTCCAGTTCCGCCCCATGTAGGGCGCGTGCTTGGTGACCGTCCCGGCGAGCAGCAGTGCGGTCCCGAAGAATCCGAGGACGAGCGTCCAGACACCACCGAAGAACCCGAACGCGAGGCGCCCCACCCCGCCCGCCGCCGCCGCGAGCCAGGCGACGAGCGCGAAAACGAGCGCCAGCACCGCGCCGGCCAGGCCGTACGCGAAGGCGTGCGACGGCGGCCCGGCCGGCTCCGGCGGCCGGACCGCCGCGTACGCCGTGCGCTCCGCCGCGACGAGCGGGACGAGGCGCCCGTCGGCCCCGCGCACGCGCACCGTGCGCAGGTGCGCCATCATCCGCACTGGGAGGAAGCTCTCCTGCCACGCGTCGAGCGGCGCGTCGGCCGGCCGGCCTAACGCGAGCTGGATGCCGGTGTACGTCGCGGCGTCGCCGTCGGTGAGGCGCCGCGTGTGGGAGCGGTACGTCGTGCCGGTCGGCACGCCGGCGAGCTGCGCGCGGAGCTGCCCGCCGAGCGCCCGGTCGAGCACGTCGCGCACGCGCGTGGAGCAGTTGTCGCGGTAGTAGTCGTAGCGGTAGTAGCGGTTCTCCTCGCGCGCGTTCCACTCCACGAAGTCGCGCACCGCCGCCCGCTCGGCGGGCGTGAGCGCGAGCTCCTGCACGTACACGCTCCGGTTCTCGACCCGCGCGTAGTGCTCGGCGAGGTCGCGCGCCGGGAAGCCCTGCATCCAGTAGCGCGTGTCGCCCGTGAGGAAGCGCCCGACGAAGTTCGGCTGGTTGAAGTCGAACATCCCCCAGTTGTAGGCGACCTCCTCCCCGGTCCGCCCATCGCGCACAACGAGGGCGTTGTGCCCGAACCGCTCCCACACCTCGTCGCCCGCGCCGATCGTCATCAGCGACACGGTCAGGCTGTCGCCGGGCGCCGCCCCCGGCGTGCCGTACGGCGCGGGGGACTGCGCCCGCGCGGCCGCGGGCCCGACCGCGCCTAACGTCAGCAGGGTCGCGAGCACGGCGCGGACGAGCGTGCGGACCGCGGCGCGCGTCACCCGCCCCCCCGGCGCTCGAACGCGTAGCTGCCGCCCGCGCGCAGCGACCCGTAGCGCGCGCCGTTGAACAGGTCGTACCGCGCCTCGGCCGACAGGTGCACCGCGCGCAGCGGCAGCAGGTCGACCCCGAGCGCGCCCGTGGGGCCGAACGCGACGCCGTCGAGCGCGCGCGAGACGAATGTGCCGTCGATCGTCGGGTTCTGCACGTTCAGGAAGTGGGCGCCGGCGC
The Gemmatimonadetes bacterium T265 genome window above contains:
- a CDS encoding 5-oxoprolinase — translated: MTTESAVTVDALALPVWGHALAMIAEEMGALLVRTALSPNIRERRDASAALFDADGAMVAQAAHIPVHLGAMPEAVAAVRARGPRPGDVFLLNDPAAGGSHLPDLTLVEAVAAPDDAATLIGFVAVRAHHADVGGMSPGSMPQGATELVQEGLVLPPVRLVRAEGGAGGAPDADVLAIVLANVRTPEERLGDLRAQLAACAAGRTAWQALWAREGGARVLAACAALLDYAERRTRARLARHEGASGAAEDALEGDGVSDAPVPVRAAAAVRDGRLHVDLAGTSPRVRGNVNCPRAVARAAGVFAVRTLVDDDVPTNDGVGRALVLSVPEGCAADAPRGAAVAAGNVEMSQRLTDVIFAALADAGLDVAAQGQGTMNNVTFGGDGPAGAWTFYETLGGGQGASSRGPGPTGVHVGMSNTLNTPVEALERAYPLRVERYAVREGSGGEGRHAGGEGVVREYRALAPCTVTLLTERRARAPRGAAGGGDGAVGRNALGGRALPAKCRVEVGEGEVVTIETPGGGGWGHHLP
- a CDS encoding hydantoinase yields the protein MHAVGVDVGGTFTDLAAVAPDGRVSTAKVLTRPADQSEGVLDALGASGLAPAAVGRVVHGTTVVTNLLLERTGARVVLCATAGHTDVLRLRRQDRARLYDLAAHHPAPLVAPDDAVAVRERMGPEGVVHALDTEAVADAVAAVRARAPEAVAIVLLHAYAHDAHERALADALAAALPDGIPVVRSSAVYPEPREYERAATTTAEAYARPRVAHYLRRLGARLGGAGYPAAGVMTSGGGVLRSGEAAESAAALALSGPAGGVAGAAAVLAALGIRDALTLDVGGTSADVGLVLDGEPLVEAGGAVAGVPIALPRVLVDTVSAGGGSVAWVDDGGALRVGPRSAGVAPGPAAFGRGGTEATVTDAHVVLGHLAPARLSGDVAIDPARAWAAVGAVAERLDGRGGDAERVRAVARGIVAAADAEMARALRRVSVERGVDPRGLVLVAFGGGGPLHACGLAERLGVTRVVVPPHAGVLSAVGLAAAPDRREALVGVARAADALPADVLGALVAQGAARTGAGAERRTWARVRYAGQGAELDVPVHDGDDGRAVAERFAAAHARRAGFTLERPAEVVSLRHAAVTPGTAPVFARTAGAPVPSLGDSPGPARVDDAAVRTGDVVRGPAAIALADATAFVPAGWSARALPTGGWLVEAG